The Deltaproteobacteria bacterium genomic sequence ATTCGACCGCGGACAGGGACGCGATGCACGTCCGGATGGCGGACCAGGCCGTCTGCATCGGCCCGCCGCCCGGCGCGGACAGCTACCTGAACGTCCCGGCGATCCTCTCCGCGATCGAGATCACCGACGCGGACGCAGTGCATCCCGGCTACGGCTTCCTCGCCGAGAACGCCGCCTTCGCGGAGATCTGCGCCAATTACGGCGTCCGGTTCATCGGGCCCTCCTCCGAGGCGATCCGCCTGATGGGGGACAAGATCGAGGCGCGGCGCGCGGTGCAGAAGGTCAAGGTCCCGGTCGTGCCGGGGAGCGACGGGGCGATCACCGAGGAGGAAGAGGGGCTTCGGGTCTCCAAGGAGATCGGTTTCCCCGTGATCGTCAAGGCGGCGGCCGGGGGCGGCGGCCGGGGGATGAAGATCGTCCACAGCCCGGCGTCCTTCATCAACGCGTTCCTCACGGCCCAGTCGGAGGCGCTGTCGGCCTTCGGCGTTCCCGACGTCTACATCGAGAAATATTTCGACAACGCGCGCCACGTCGAGGTCCAGGTGATGGGGGACCGCCACGGGAACGTGATCCACCTCGGGGACCGCGACTGCTCCATCCAGCGCCGCCACCAGAAGTTGATCGAGGAATCGCCCGCTCCCGCCCTCCCGGCCCGCGTCCGGAACCGGATGTGGAAGGCGGCGGTCGACGCGGCCGTTGGAGTGAATTACGACAGCGTGGGGACCGTCGAGTTCCTGTACGTGCCCGACGGCGAGTTCCATTTCCTCGAGATGAATACGCGGATCCAGGTAGAGCACACGGTGACGGAGATGGTGACCGGCATCGACATCGTGCGCGAGCAGATCCGGATCGCGGACGGAAAGAAGCTGCGCTACGAGCAGAAGGACGTTCCGCTGCGCGGCCACGCGATCGAGGTTCGCATCAACGCGGAGGACCCGGAGACCTTCCTTCCGTTCCCCGGTCCGATCCAGACCTGCATCTTTCCCGGGGGGTTCGGCGTCCGCGTCGACACGGCGATCTACCCCGGGTACGTCGTCCCGTCCACCTACGACTCCCTCCTCGGGAAACTGATCGTGCACGGCGACGACCGGAACGAGGCGATCATGCGGATGCGAAGGGCGCTCGACGAGG encodes the following:
- the accC gene encoding acetyl-CoA carboxylase biotin carboxylase subunit, with the translated sequence MIHKVLIANRGEIAVRIIRTCREMGIKTVAVYSTADRDAMHVRMADQAVCIGPPPGADSYLNVPAILSAIEITDADAVHPGYGFLAENAAFAEICANYGVRFIGPSSEAIRLMGDKIEARRAVQKVKVPVVPGSDGAITEEEEGLRVSKEIGFPVIVKAAAGGGGRGMKIVHSPASFINAFLTAQSEALSAFGVPDVYIEKYFDNARHVEVQVMGDRHGNVIHLGDRDCSIQRRHQKLIEESPAPALPARVRNRMWKAAVDAAVGVNYDSVGTVEFLYVPDGEFHFLEMNTRIQVEHTVTEMVTGIDIVREQIRIADGKKLRYEQKDVPLRGHAIEVRINAEDPETFLPFPGPIQTCIFPGGFGVRVDTAIYPGYVVPSTYDSLLGKLIVHGDDRNEAIMRMRRALDEVRIEGVRTTVAFHKKMMVNSDFVEARLSTNFLEKNRP